One genomic window of Candidatus Nitrosopumilus sediminis includes the following:
- a CDS encoding adenylosuccinate synthetase: MTSTVVVGGFFGDEGKGKIISYLAIKDNPKIIVRGGAGPNAGHTIRDGDKVYKVRMLPSGFLNKNAKVMIGPGVVINPDVLNKEIQDFDVVGRAFIDKQCGVIEETHLNRDSKGELKEKIGSTGSGTGPANADRAMRILKMAKDFDSLSSLIIDVPLEVNSALDANENVLVEGTQGTFLSLWHGTYPFVTSKDVTASGICADIGLGPTKVDEVIVVFKSYVTRVGTGPLDKELSLEDAEKKGWSEFGTVTGRQRRAADFDFDLARRAIMLNGATQISITKLDVLFKDCAGKTSYDELSDDAKAFITNIEKKLNTPVTIIGTGPAVNDVVDRRN, encoded by the coding sequence ATGACATCCACTGTTGTTGTTGGCGGATTTTTTGGAGATGAGGGTAAAGGAAAGATCATTTCATATTTAGCAATTAAAGATAATCCAAAAATAATTGTACGTGGTGGCGCTGGTCCAAATGCTGGTCATACAATTAGAGATGGAGATAAAGTGTATAAAGTAAGAATGCTCCCAAGTGGATTTCTAAATAAAAATGCCAAAGTAATGATTGGACCTGGTGTCGTAATTAATCCTGATGTTCTTAACAAGGAAATTCAAGATTTTGATGTTGTGGGTCGTGCATTTATTGATAAACAATGTGGAGTTATTGAAGAAACCCATCTAAATAGAGATTCAAAAGGGGAATTAAAAGAAAAAATTGGAAGTACCGGTTCAGGCACAGGTCCTGCAAATGCTGACCGTGCAATGAGAATTTTAAAGATGGCAAAAGATTTTGATTCTTTATCTTCATTAATTATTGACGTTCCTTTAGAAGTAAATTCTGCACTTGATGCAAATGAAAATGTCTTAGTAGAGGGAACTCAAGGAACATTCCTTTCATTATGGCATGGAACCTATCCATTTGTTACTTCAAAAGATGTTACTGCCTCAGGAATTTGTGCTGATATTGGTCTTGGTCCTACTAAAGTTGATGAAGTAATTGTTGTATTCAAATCATATGTCACACGTGTTGGAACTGGACCTCTCGACAAAGAACTTTCCCTTGAGGATGCAGAAAAAAAAGGTTGGTCTGAATTTGGTACTGTCACTGGTCGTCAAAGAAGGGCTGCCGACTTTGATTTTGATTTAGCTAGGCGTGCAATTATGCTTAATGGCGCAACACAAATCTCTATTACTAAATTAGATGTACTTTTCAAAGACTGTGCAGGAAAAACTTCTTACGATGAACTATCTGATGACGCAAAAGCATTCATTA